The Streptomyces cyaneogriseus subsp. noncyanogenus region GGCGGACGGCACCGCCGTGCCGACGGACGCGAGGCGCGGCACGGGCGGCCGGCCGGCCGCCGCCGGGCGGGACCGGGCCGCCGGTGGCCGGGCCGGGCCCGGTGGCGCCGGGGCCCGGGAGGGGGCGGACACCCGTGCCGTGTGCTGCTCTCGCGTCCGGTGCATCGGGCCTCCTGTGACTCAGCCGAGGTAGTCCTCGGGCCCGCCGTCCCGGACCGTGTCGAGGGTGAAGCAGTGGAAGCCTCCGCCGAACAGACGCCGGTGGCGGTGGCGGACCGGTACGACGGTGAAGCGGTGCTGCTCCAGGGTGCGGATCAGCTCCGGGCAGGCGTCGTTGACGAGGACGGTGTCAGGGGAGACGGACAGCACGTTGAGGTCGATGAACGGGCTGGTCAGGACTAGATCGTCGTCCTCGTACCGGGGGAAGTTGTTTCCCTCCGGCGGGGGCGGCACGATCATGTCCCAGTCGGCGAGCGCGGGCGGCAGCAGGTCGGCGACGTCCTTGGAGCGCACCAGCAGCGTGCCGGGGCGCAGCGCCAGGACCATGCTGTCGATGTGGCTGTCGCTCAGCCGGTGGACCCGGTGTATGCGGAAGCGCCCCTCCAGATGGCGTTCCAGCCAGTCGCAGGCCTGGGCGTGGTTCTCGGTGGAGATGTTGACGACGAGATCCCGGCCGAGCCGGAGGCACTGGGCGCCGTCGAACATCATCTCGAAGCCGACGTCGTACGGCGAGGGTTGCACGTCCTCGATGGGCTCCATCGGCCCGCCGGCCGACTGCTGGGCGTACGAGGGATCGAAGGAGGCGTCCGTCATCAGGGGCCGCGGCATGACGGTCCATCGGGACCCCTGGCGGAAATAGTCGGCGAAGACCGGGGTGAGGAACTGCGTCTCGAAATAGCGGGACCGGATCATCGGAGGTGTCTCGATGATCTCGTCGCCGAGTATCAGGGTGTTGTCCCGGACGTTCAGCGGCGGCACGACGGCGGCCGACCACGCCGGAGTGCGTACCTCGGTGGTGCTTTCGTGCAGGTCCAGCGGCCGGTGTACCCGGACGGACAGGGATTCCAGTGTGCTGACGATGCCCTCGACGTCCTCGATGAGTTCGTCGACGTAACGCTGTTTGATGGGGGAACGGCCCGACCGGCCGGATTCCGCGTCCTCGGTGGCGGGCGCGCTTCCCGGAGTGGACAGCCGCGGATAGTACCACTCGGAGCGGACCAGATTGTCGTGAAAGAAAAGGTCGAAGGAGAGTTCCCGCTCGTGAGAGGTGTAGTTCCTGGCCGAACCGACGATCACCTCACGCAGGGGTGACCATTCGTCATAGCTGTTCACTCGCATATTGCCCATCACCCCTGGATGGTTCGCGGACGGAGGCCGATCGTTGTGGACGCCAAAGGGCGTGTCAAGACGGTCGATATGCCGACAGCGGTCACGCCGGGCGTGCTTGCCTGTGCCAACCGGCGTGTGCCAGCATCGCTCCGCCCGTGGTCCACCGCAATGCCGTGACCCCGACGCACCGCGTCATTCCGGCCATTCCCCGAGGTGATCATTTCGGAAGGGACGTCACCGCCCCATGCTGTCCTCGATTCACCCCGACGCGCGATGAGAAAAAGTACGGCCGGTTACGGTCCGCCGTGAACGGATTCGCGCTGTCCAACGCAAGAGCACGGGCCGGTCGTCGCTTTCCGCCCCCGAGTCCCGCCGATCCCCGTACGCTCGGACGGGCTGTCCCCTGACGCGTTCCCCGTAAGGAGATCACGACCGCAGTGGATGCTTCGGCGCAGGCCGACAACGCCCGGGCGCTGCCCGTGGCATCGGCACGGCAGGTCCGCCGGCACGTACGTGCTCTGGTGCTGCGGCACCGGCGCGCCCTCGCGGGGACGGTGGCGCTGCACGCGCTCGCCGCGGCGTGCGGGCTCGTGGCGCCGCGCGTGCTCGGCGACTTCGTCGAGGACGTGGGGCGGGGCACGGCCGACATCGAGCGGGTCGTCCTGCTCATCCTAGGGTTCGTGCTGCTGCAAGGAGCCCTGCTGAACGCGGCGATGTACACGGCGGCCCGGCTGGGCGAGACCGTGCTGGCCGGGCTGCGCGAGACCTTCGTCGAGCGGCTCCTCGCGCTGCCGCTCGCCACCGTCGACCGGGCCGGGACGGGCGATCTGGTCACACGGACGACGAGAGACGTGGACGAGCTGTCCGTGGCGGTGCGCAGCGCGGTGCCCGACGTGCTCGTCTCGCTCACCACGATCGTGATCACCCTGGGCGGGCTGGTCGTCGTGGGCCCGCTGCTGGCCCTGCCGTGCCTGGTCGCCGTGCCCGTGCTGTGGGGCGCGACCCGCTGGTACCTGCGGCGGGCCCGCGCCGGCTATCTCCGCGAGAGCGAGGCGTACGCGCGGGTCGCCGAGGGGCTGGCGGAGACCGTCGAGGGGACGCGGACGGTCGAGGCGTTCGGCCTGGCCGGGCGGCGTGCCGAGCGCGCGGACCGGGACCTGCGGCTGGCCGGCGAGGCCGAGCGGTACACCCTGCGGCTACGGACCGTGTTCCTCCCCGTCTCGGACGTCTCGTACGTGCTGCCCGTGGTCGCGACCCTGATCGTGGGCGGGCTCCTGCACGCGCACGGCCGGGTGTCCCTCGCCGCGGTGACCGCGGCGACCCTCTATGTGCAGCAGGTGCTGGGCCCGGTCGACCGGCTGCTCTCCCGGCTGGACGACCTCCAGGTGGGCGGTGCCTCCCTCGCCCGCCTCACCGGTGTGGACACGGACCCGGACACCGCCTCGCGGGCCGGGTCGCCGTCCGGGCCGGGCGGGAAAGGGACCCCGGCCGGTGCGCGGGCCCGCACCGCGGGCGCGGCCGGCGGGACGGGGCGTCTGGTGCTGAAGGACGTGACGTTCGCCTACCAGGCGGGCCGGAACGTCCTGCACGGCGTCAGTCTGGACATCGAGCCCGGCGAGCGGCTGGCCGTCGTCGGCCCGTCCGGGGCGGGCAAGACGACGCTGGGGCGGCTGCTCGCGGGCGTGCACCCGCCGGGCACGGGAAGCGTCACCCTCGACGGGGTGCCGCTGGCCGACCTGCCGCTGCCGCGGCTGCGCCGTCAGGTGGCGCTGGTGACGCAGGAACACCACGTCTTCGGCGACACCCTGCGCGGCAACCTGCTCCTGGCCCGCCCGGACGCCACGGACGACGACGTCCACCGGGCGCTGGAGGTGGTGGGCGCCCTGGACTGGGCCCTCGGCCTCGGGCTCGGCGCGCGGATCGGTGCGGGCGGTGCCGGCCTGCCACCGGCGCGGGCCCAGCAGCTCTCCCTGGCCCGGCTGGTGCTGGCGGATCCGCACACGCTCGTCCTGGACGAGGCGACTTCCATGCTGGCGCCTCCCGAGGCCCGGGACCTGGAGCGGTCCCTCGCGGCGGTACTGGAGGGGCGGACCGTCGTCGCCGTCGCGCACCGGCTGCACACCGCGCACGACGCGGACCGGGTGGCGGTCATGGAGAACGGGCGCATCAGCGAGGTCGGGCCGCACGACGAACTGCTCGCCAGGGGCGGAGCCTACGCCGCGCTGTGGGCTTCCTGGCACGGCGAGGGGAAGGCGCCCGGCCCGGGCCCCGCACCGGACCGCCCTCCGTCGGGCCCGGTGGTGCCCCCGGTCACCAGGTGACCGGCAGGCGGTGCACGCAGTAGAAGCCCATGTCCGTGCCGAGCGGGACCTGCCCGGGCGGCACCGCCAGCCGCAGACCGGGGAACCGGCGGAACAGGGCGGTGTAGCCGACGGCCAGCTCGACGCGGGCCAGGTTCTGTCCGACGCACTGGTGGATGCCGTACCCGAAGGCGACGTGTCCGCCGACGGGCCGGGTCAGGTCGAGCCGGTCCGGATCCGGGAACCGCAGCGGGTCGCGGTTGGCGGCGGGCAGACAGCAGGTGACGCTCTCGCCCGCGCGCAGAAGACGCCCGGCCAGCTCCACGTCCTCCAACGGAGTCCGGGGGACGCCGAACTGGAAGATGGTCAGGTAGCGCAGGAGTTCCTCCACGGCCGTCTCCACGGCCCGGGGGGAGAGGTCGGCGCGCAGCGCGGCCAGGTCCCCGGGGCGGCACAGCAGGACGAACGTGCCGAGGCCGAGCATGCCGGCCACCGTCTCGTGGCCGGCCGTGAGCAGGAGCACGCCCGCGCCCGCCGCCTCCTCGTCGGTCAGCCCGCCGTCGACCATCCGGCTCAGCAGGTCGTCACCGGGGTGGCGCCGGCGGTGGCGGACGAGAGCGCGCAGCAGCCCGGTCAGGGCGTCCATCGCGGTCTCCGCCTCGCCCGCGGTGGCCTCCAGGCTGAACAGCAGCGTGCTGTCCCGCTGGAACGCGGCCCGGTCGGCGTACGGCACTCCGAGAAACTCGCAGATGGCGAGGGAGGGCAGGGGGAGCGCGTAGGCGCCGACCAGATCGGCCTCCGGTCTTCCGGACGCCGCCATCGCCTCCAGCAGATCGTCGGCGAAGCGCTCCAGACGCGGGCGCAGCAGCCGCGTACGGTGCGCGGAGAACGATCCGGCGAGCAGACGGCGGAACCGTGTGTGCTCCGGCCGGTCCATGTCGACGAACCAGCCGGGCAGGGCGGGGCGGCCGATGAAGGGGTCGGCCCCGGGCCGCGGGACGGGGACGCGCTTGAACTCGGAGCGGGCGCTGAAGCGGGGGTCCGCCAGGACCTTGCGGACGTGCTCGTGCCCGGTGACCAGCCAGCCGACGTGGCCGTCCGGGTAGCGCAGGGGCCGCACGGGCGCCTCGTCGCGCAGCCGGGCCAGCTCGGGCGGCGGATCGAAGGGGCACGACCGCCGCGTGGACAGCACCACCGGCTCGGGGGCCGGGGCGGGCACGGCCGGGGCGGTGAGCGCGTCCGGTGCCCGGCGGCCGGGGCGTACGGCACCGGCGGCGTCCTGTGCGGTGGTACCGCGGAAGGGGGACGTCATCGGCCGGCCGCCCCGGAGCCGGCCGGCGGTGTGCGCGCGGGCAGGCCGGGGCGGACCGGGACGGCGAGGGAGAGGTACTTGCCGTCCTCCTCCAGGCAGACGCCGTGCTCCACGGTGAGCCGCAGGAAGTCGGCGACCTCCCGGGCGCTCGGCCGGTCTCCGTCCGGTCCGCTCAGGGCGCCCAGGTCCGCGAGTTCCCGGTGGACGCGCGCACCGCTGCGCGGGGCGTCGCCGCACAGTTCGTACGCCTGCGCCCGCCAGCCGGTGAGCGTGGCCTTGCGGCGACGGCCGCCTCGCGTGTCGAGGAGGGTGAGCCAGTCCGGCCCGCGCCGGTACTGGAGCAGCGGCCGCTCGCCCGGCTCCCACGCGCGCTGCCAGCCCTCGACGGCCTTGCGCAGAGCGGCCACGGCATCGGCGGAGGCGACGCCCGGGGCCTCGTAGTCGAAGAAGTAGGCGATCCGGCCGTGGTCGAGCCCGGGCACCGGGTAGGCCAGTCGGTAGGCGGGCTTCGGCGCGATCTCGCGCATGCCGAAGGACGGGTCGGAGAAGTAGGGGCTGAACCGCTCCAGCCAGATGCGTCCGACGCCCGCGGGCGGTTCCAGATGGGTCAGCAGGGGCACGAGGGCGGTCTGCCGGGCGTAGTCCTCGTCCGTCTCGCCCGGGAACCCCGTCAGGATGTTCCAGTCGACGCGCACGCCGTGGTAGTGAGCCCACTTCAGGAGGCGGACGTTCAGGAGCGTGGTCGAACCCTTCCGCATCAGGCGCAGGACGTTGCTGCTCAGACTCTCCAGACCGGGCTGGATCTTCCACACGCCGGCCTCGGCGAGCGTCCGTATCTGCTCGCGTGTCAGATTGGCCTTGACCTCGAAGAACAGGGCGGTGTCCCAGGGGGCCTCCCTCAGGGAGCCGCACAGCGAGCCCAGGTAGCCCATGTCGAGGATGTTGTCGACGGCGTCGACCGCGAGGACGCGGTGCCGCCGCATGAGTTCCTCCAGCTCGGCGAGGGCCTTGCCGGGGGACTTCGCGCGGTACTGCATCCCGAGGGCGTTCAGGCCGCAGAAGGTGCAGTGGTGCTTCTCGCCCCACCAGCAGCCGCGGGAGAACTCCACCAGCAGGCGCTGGGTGTTGCGGCCGATGACGTTGCCCTTGCCGAGGGACTCGACGGCGGCGAAGTAGTCGTCGTAGCAGGGCACGGGAAGCCGGTCCATGGCCTGGACGCGGGGCCCGGGAACGGCGGGACTCACCCCGCCCCGGTGCGTGCGCGCGCAGACGCCCGGTACGTCGGCGGCCGAATCACCCCGGGCGACGGCCGCCGCGAGCCGGGGGAAGGCCACATCGCCCTCGCCGACGACGGCGTAGTCGATGAACGGGAAGTTCCGCACGTACTCGGGGCCCATGTCGCCGTCGTAGTTGGCACCCCCGAAGACGACGACCAGCTCGGGCCGGGCCTCCTTGAGCCGGCGCGCCAGAGCGAGCGCGGCCACGTTCTGCATGAACGTGGAGGTGAAGCCGACGACATCGAGGGCGGCCCAGTCGTCACGGGCGGCCAGCTCGTCGATCCAGGCGGGGAGCCGTTCACGGCGCAGCGCCGTCACGGCGTCCCAGTCGAGGCCGGCGGCCGCGCACATCTCGGGGACCTCGGGAAACTGCCGACGGTATTCCTCCTCGTCCTGCTTCACGCCGAATGCGGCCGGACCGAAAAGCCATTCGCCGAAAAGATGAACCCGCTCCGACGGTGCCTCGGTGATGATCTCGTAGAGCCCGGCGCCGAGTTCCGCGGACAGTTCGAGATTCGGGTACAGACTGTGTGCCTCATGACCGAAAGAGGCGAGTGCGGCTTGCAGCAGACCGCATTGGATGGAAGGCGTGTCGGTACGGGCCCAGGGCATGTTGACCAGGGCGATACGCAGAGACCTGGACGGGACGCAGTCCGGTGGGAACAAGGGCTTTTCGATCACCGTCAGTTCTCGCCCGGCTGCCAAAGGTCCTCCAAGTCGTTCGGGCATCGGCCTGCGCCGGCCCGGTCCGTACCCGCCGGTCCCGGCGCGCCGCGCCGGCTCCGGCCAGGAGCACACGGGAGCGACCGGACTGGTTCCCTTCCCCGGCGGATGCGGCGGTCACCGGTCCGGCGATGACGAGCCGCGGCTATTCCCACCGGCCGGGAAAGGGGCCCGGCTCATGCGCTGGTCGAGCCGTGGGGTCAGTCCTTGACGTTGCTGGACGAGACAACGACGTCCTTCACGTTGCTCGACGAAACGATCTCAGCGAGGTCGGATTCCTCGATCTCGCTCCAGGTGATTTCGCGCTCCATGCTCCACCTCCCTCCCCGTACGGTAGGCAGCGGTGGACGATGCCCGATCGTAGGAATGGGTCGACGTGGACGGCAAGAGGCGCGTTCCGGCCACCGTGATGTTTTTTCCGGCGTTGATCGCCGTCTTGACACCGCATCGGCCCGATTCTGAGAATTGACCGATCCGCAGCGCACAAGGAAGCGGAATTTCTTCGTCGGGGACAAGGAATGAGCGCGGCCTTGGAGGTGCGCGATGGTGCGGGTGCTCGTCGGCAACGACTGGAGCGAAGAGCTGGAGGAACCGGCCGGATCCGGGTGGGCCGTCCAGCGGCTGGTGTGGTTCGCACGCGACGGCGACCTGCTCGTCCTCCCCGTGCACCCCGAGGACGAATTCCTGGACTACGTCACCTCCATGACCGGTGTGCGGCGGGCCTCGCTCCGGGTGATCGTCCCACCGCCCGGGCGTCTTGGCACCGGCGCTCTGACGGCCGACCGGCTGGCGGACGCCCGCTTTCTGGACGAGCTGCGGGCGGCGGTGGACGGGCGCCCGGTGGACGAGGTCTTCGCCCTGTGGCCTGATGCCGTCGTCGCCGAACTGGCCGGAGCCCTTGGGTGCACGGCGGCGCTGGAGGGGCACGGGTTCCTCAGTCAGGGTGGCGGGTTGCTCGCCAGCAGCAAGGCCGTCTTCCGCGCGCTCGCCGCGGGTGTGGGCGCGCCCATTCCGGACGGAGCCGTGTGCTCCGACGCGGTCCGCGCGGAGCTGCACATCGATCGCGTCCTGGGCGACGGCGGGTCGGTCATCCTCAAGCAGGACTACGGTTCGGGCAGCGACGGCAACGAGATCGTCAGCCGGACCCCCGACGTACCCCTGCGGGGAGCACGCCGGCTGCGGGTGGTGGCCGACCGGGCGGCGCTGCGGGAGTACCTGGCCGAGCGCTGGGACTGGCTGAGCGTCGGCGGCCGCGACCGGGTGATCGTGGAGCGGTACCACCCCGGCAGCCGGGCCTACTTCGCGGAATTCTGGATCTCCGACGGCGGTGTGCGGCTCGGAGGCCACGGCGAGATGCGCTACCGGCCGCTGCCCGAGGCACAGGTGATGCCCGCCACCGGCCTGGACGAACGCCAACTGGACACCCTCGTCGAGGGCGGGCGCAGGATCTCCGAAGGGCTGGGCGCACTGGGATACCGGGGCATCCTCAGCGCGGACGCCGTGGTCACGCCCGCCGGCGAGGTCCTGTTCACCGAGTACAACGGACGCGCCACCGGATCCACCCACATCTACGAGATCGTCGGGAAGCGGGTCGTCGGAGCGGGCTTCGGCACCGACCGTGTGCTGCTGGAACGGGTGTGGCCGCAGGGCTGGACGGTGCCGTCCTTCGCCGACGCCTTGCGACGCCTGCGGGAGTCGGGGGACGTCTACGATCCCGCGACCCGCCGCGGTGTGGTGATCCTGGCCGCCTATCACCCGGGCCGCAAGGGCGTGATGCTCTGCTTCGTCGACGAGAACCTGGAGGCGGCGACCCGCCGCGAACAACTGGTCGGCAGGCTCTTCACCTGACGGCGCTTTCCTGCTCCCCCTCACCGAGGCCGGGCGTCCGCGCCGTCAGTACTCGCGCCGGCGCGTCGCAGCCCGCCCGGTGAGTCGGTGCCGCCGGCGAGCTTCACTTCGGGCGGCCCGACCTCACCGCCCGGTGACCGTCAGAAGGCGTAGCGGACGCGCAGCCAGGGGGCGTGCGTGTCCATCAGAGTCCGCAGCGCCGCCAGCGCCTCCGCCTTGACCTGGTTGCGGTAGCGGACGTTGAGCGCCCCGTTCTCCGAGCGCTTGGCCTGCTGCAGCTGTGGGGTCCACAGGATCTCCTCGGACCGGGGGTGCCAGCCGAGGTTGACCTCGTGCAGCTCCCGGTTGTGCGTCAGCATGATCACCTCGGCGGCGGCCTGCCGCTTCACCCGCTCGGGCAGCACGTCGTCGAGGTGCCGCAGCAGCTCCGCCCACGCGGTCCGCCAGCCGGGACGCAGCACCACGGGGGAGAGGTTGAAGTGCACCTCGTACCCGGCGTCCAGGAAGTCCGCGGCGGCGGAGATCCGCTCGGCCACGGGCGAGGTGCGCACGTCCAGCAGCCGGGAGTCCTCCGGCGGCATCACCGAGAAGCGGATCCTGGTCCGGCCACGCGGGTCCAGGGCGAGCAGGTCGGGATTGACGAACTTGGTCGCGAACGACGCCTTGGCCGTCGGCCACTGCCGGAAGGCATGCACCAGGTCCGCCGTGTTGTCGCAGATCAAGGCGTCCACCGAGCAGTCGCCGTTCTCGCCGATGTCGTACACCCAGGCATTGGCGTCGCACTGGTTGGGCTCGGTCTTGGGGCCCTGGCGGGCGATGTGCCGCCCGAGGTGGGCGATGATCCGGTCGATGTTGGTGAAGACGGTGACCGGGTTGGCGTAGCCCTTGCGCCGCGGCACGTAGCAGTAGGCGCAGGCCATGGCGCAGCCGTTCGAGGCGCCCGGCGCGATCCAGTCCGCCGACCGGCCGTTGGGGCGCGTGGTGAGCGTCTTCCGCTCGCCCAGGACCAGCGTCTCGCCCTTGACGCGGACCCAGCGCTCCACGTTGCCCTCGTTGCCGTGCAGGCCGGGGATGCGCCAGTGGGAGTCCACGGTGACCAGCCGCGCCCCGGGGAACCGGGCGATGATCTGCCGGCCGCGCGGGGAGGCGGCCGCCGCGGGCTCGGCGTGGATCTCCCGCACGGGCAGCAGGCGCCGGGCCGTGGGGGAGTCGCGGAACGACGGGCCCGCCGCGCCACCGGCCGCTCCGGGCGAGAGCGCGTCGAGTCCGAAGAGCGTGCCGGAGCCGTCGTCCGGGAGGGTGGCCGGGTGGTGCATCGGAACTCCGGAGCAGGTGGTACGTGAAGTATGGGGCGGTTCGTCCTTCCACTGTACGGGGCCGCGCCGGTTTGCCGGCCCCGTGTGCCGGTCCCGGTCCCGGTCGGGGGCCTACGGATGTCACGGCGCCGATCGCCTCCTGATCAACGCGGCGGAGATCTGGAGCACCCATGCCGGCCACCCGGCACCGCACGGCGCGCGGACAGCCGACGGGCGGCATCGTCGACCGGAGCCGCGGGTGGCGTCGGCGCCGGCGGCCCCCGGCATGATCACCGTGCCCGCCCGATCCACACCTCGTCCTCGCGGTCGGCCGACGTGGTCGTCGCTGAGGCGGGGGCGGCGGTGTGTGGGGTGGTGTGTGAGCGGCGATGAGCCGGAGGCCGTGGTGGAAGCCGTCCGGCCCCCGCCCGCCGCACGCGGTGTGGCCTGAGGGCCGTCCGTCACCGGTTCCGGTAACGGGCCGCGTTCTCGCTGGTGATCTGCGACAGCGGCTCGGGCATATCGTTCAGATCGAACCATCCAATGGCGGAGCACTTCTCCGGTTCACGGATATCGGGAGAGCCCGCGGTGTGGCGGGCGAGGAATGTGACGGCCACCCAGTGCTGCCGCTCGGCCGGAAGGATGTGATCGAAGGCTCCGAGGCATCCGGAAATCGTGATCTCGATCCCGTACTCTTCCTGAAGTTCACGGCGAATCGCGTCTTCCAGCCGCTCGCCGAAGTTCACCTCTCCACCGGGGAACTCCCACGTCCCGGACTCATTGCGCGCCCCGCCGCCTCTGCGGGCCATGAACACGCGGCCGTCCGCGTCGAAGACCATGGCACCCACACCCACCCCGATGCAGTGACGTCCGGGTTCGATCTTTTCGCCTGACAGCTCTTGCAGGTACTCGATCATTGGGTCAGCTCATTTCACCGTGGGCAGGAGCAGCCGAACCGTACCGAGCCAGGCGAAGGCGGTGGACGTGACGATGAACGCCACGATGTAGGTTTCGTACCACCGGAACAGGTTCCACAGTTTCGGCCTGGCCCGGAAGCCCGGATGGACGATCTTGTCGGTCAGCTCGCATTCTTCCTGCCGATAGTCGATCCAGGAAATGACTCCGATGATGATGAGCATCACGCTGAACCCGGCGATGACCGTGTTCAGGGACATGAGCGCGATCATCCCGGAGCGTGCGGTGGCCGCGTCGAGCCCCCAGCTCTTGTACCCCACGAACAGGGCAAGTGTCGCGCCGACCACGGCGGTCGCCAGTGCCTGATAGAGCGCCAGGAACCGGTAGACGTTCTCGTTCAGGGTGTGGATCTGCTGGAGAATGTACCGATAACGCTCGAGTGCGAACTCACGCACAAGGTCGGGATCGGCGTTCCGGGGGCCGTCTTCCGAAGTGCCGTGCCGTACGGGGGGCCTAGCGGTCTCCTGGGGCTCGGGCGGGCCTGACGCGGTGACTCCGGGCTCTTGGCTGTCCGAACGACAAGGCTCTTGGAGGTCGGCCATGGCGCCCACGGTAGTGGGCCGGTCTCCGGACCGGCGCCGATTCCGGCGACATGAAGTCACCATCACCGTACTTGGCGCCCTGCCAGGTCGATGCGAACGCGTCCCGCTCGATCAGGTCGCTCCTGCCGTCGCCGGTCCTCCCCGGACGGCAAGCGGGAGACGCGCGCCACTCACCGTTGCCCCGCCCGGCCTTTCCGGCCGGATCCCCTCTGTTGCCTCGTGGGTGACCCGAAGAACCACGACAGTGCCCTCACGACTGCCCCACCGGCCGTTGTTCCGGCGCCGTAACCGCTGTAGGTGTAGGGCACTGGTTCACCGGCTCCCCACTCGAGGAGGCTCATGCGCGCGCACCGTCGGCGTGAGGACGCCGAGCAGCAGTCATCGGCGCGACACCGTGCGCCGCGGCAGTCCGGCGAACTCACGCAGGCCCTGCCTCCCGCCGCCGGATTCACCGCGCTGCAACGCTGCGTCGGCAACGCCGCCGTCGTGCGCATCCTGCGCTCCGCCCGCGGCGCCTCACCGGAGGACGGGCGGCAGCTCTCCGCCGAGGGCGGACCGGAGCGTGCGGAGCAGCCTGCGGCCGGCCTGCCGCTCGCCGTCCACGACATCCTGCGGGGCGCCGGACGACCGCTCGACGAGGCGACCCGCACCGACATGGAGACTCGCCTGGGCGCGGACTTCTCGGACGTCCGTATCCATGACGACAGCGCCGCGGCGGCGTCCGCGGCCGAGATCGATGCCCGCGCGTACACCTCCGGCAACCACGTTGTCATCGGAGCGGACGGCGGCGACCGGCACACACTCGCCCACGAGCTCACCCATGTCATCCAGCAGCGTGTCAGCCCCGTCGCGGGCCATGACAACGGCGGCGGTCTGCGGATCTCCGACCCCTCCGACCGTCACGAACGGGAGGCGGAGGCGAACGCGAGGCGGGCGATGGCCAGCCCCTCGCGGCCGGCCCCGACGCCGCCGCCGGTCCGCGGCGCCGGCCGGGCCCACGGGGCCCAGGGGGCGCACGGGCATGGTGCGTCCGGAGCACACCACCGCGGCCAGGACGCCGACTCCGTCGACGTGCAGCGCGCACATACCCGCAACGCCCCTGCCCAGGTGGGCGTCGCGGACCCCCAGGACGTGATCGACCTGATCGAGCGTCAGGGCGAGTGGCTGGGCCGCTGGATCGACGACTACGACGCGGTCCTGACCGAACTCAGGGACGCCTGGACACCCGACCTGGGTTTGGTCCCGGGCGCCGACACCTTAGCGCAGGCCCAGGCGATGCTCGATCGCTTCCACCACGCACGCGGCGAGACGGGAGAACGCAGCCGTCACACCGCGGTCGTGAACTACCTCCTCACGGAAAACGCGCCGGCCCCGCCCGGCATCGGCAGCTTCGGCACCATGACGATGCACGGCACGAACGCGATCACCGGCCGGCCCAACTTCGCCTCCTCGACCAAGGCGGACCTCCCGACCCCACCGATGCAGCACCGCCGGCACGTCATCGCCTGGCACAACATCAGGGACCTCCTCAACCGCGCCTATGCCACCCACGGCAGAGCCCTGATCTCCTACCTCGAAACGAAGCTCACCGACGTCCACACGGGGATGAGCGCGGAGTCGGACGCCTCCATCGCGAACATGCCACGCGCGGAGTTCGGTACCGACGACCCTGCCGAGGCCGAGGTCCTCATGCGTGCGGCGTACGTGATGAACAGCTCGGTGAAGAACCTGTGGGTGGGCTCCGGTCGAGAGAACTCCGAGATCAACATGCTGAGCCGCTTACTCCAGGAGAGCATCCCCCAGACCCCCGACGACGTAGAGACGTGGACGGTGTCCCTGCGGAATACCCGGTTTTCGTCGG contains the following coding sequences:
- a CDS encoding glycine amidinotransferase, with translation MGNMRVNSYDEWSPLREVIVGSARNYTSHERELSFDLFFHDNLVRSEWYYPRLSTPGSAPATEDAESGRSGRSPIKQRYVDELIEDVEGIVSTLESLSVRVHRPLDLHESTTEVRTPAWSAAVVPPLNVRDNTLILGDEIIETPPMIRSRYFETQFLTPVFADYFRQGSRWTVMPRPLMTDASFDPSYAQQSAGGPMEPIEDVQPSPYDVGFEMMFDGAQCLRLGRDLVVNISTENHAQACDWLERHLEGRFRIHRVHRLSDSHIDSMVLALRPGTLLVRSKDVADLLPPALADWDMIVPPPPEGNNFPRYEDDDLVLTSPFIDLNVLSVSPDTVLVNDACPELIRTLEQHRFTVVPVRHRHRRLFGGGFHCFTLDTVRDGGPEDYLG
- a CDS encoding ABC transporter ATP-binding protein, with protein sequence MDASAQADNARALPVASARQVRRHVRALVLRHRRALAGTVALHALAAACGLVAPRVLGDFVEDVGRGTADIERVVLLILGFVLLQGALLNAAMYTAARLGETVLAGLRETFVERLLALPLATVDRAGTGDLVTRTTRDVDELSVAVRSAVPDVLVSLTTIVITLGGLVVVGPLLALPCLVAVPVLWGATRWYLRRARAGYLRESEAYARVAEGLAETVEGTRTVEAFGLAGRRAERADRDLRLAGEAERYTLRLRTVFLPVSDVSYVLPVVATLIVGGLLHAHGRVSLAAVTAATLYVQQVLGPVDRLLSRLDDLQVGGASLARLTGVDTDPDTASRAGSPSGPGGKGTPAGARARTAGAAGGTGRLVLKDVTFAYQAGRNVLHGVSLDIEPGERLAVVGPSGAGKTTLGRLLAGVHPPGTGSVTLDGVPLADLPLPRLRRQVALVTQEHHVFGDTLRGNLLLARPDATDDDVHRALEVVGALDWALGLGLGARIGAGGAGLPPARAQQLSLARLVLADPHTLVLDEATSMLAPPEARDLERSLAAVLEGRTVVAVAHRLHTAHDADRVAVMENGRISEVGPHDELLARGGAYAALWASWHGEGKAPGPGPAPDRPPSGPVVPPVTR
- a CDS encoding cytochrome P450 gives rise to the protein MTSPFRGTTAQDAAGAVRPGRRAPDALTAPAVPAPAPEPVVLSTRRSCPFDPPPELARLRDEAPVRPLRYPDGHVGWLVTGHEHVRKVLADPRFSARSEFKRVPVPRPGADPFIGRPALPGWFVDMDRPEHTRFRRLLAGSFSAHRTRLLRPRLERFADDLLEAMAASGRPEADLVGAYALPLPSLAICEFLGVPYADRAAFQRDSTLLFSLEATAGEAETAMDALTGLLRALVRHRRRHPGDDLLSRMVDGGLTDEEAAGAGVLLLTAGHETVAGMLGLGTFVLLCRPGDLAALRADLSPRAVETAVEELLRYLTIFQFGVPRTPLEDVELAGRLLRAGESVTCCLPAANRDPLRFPDPDRLDLTRPVGGHVAFGYGIHQCVGQNLARVELAVGYTALFRRFPGLRLAVPPGQVPLGTDMGFYCVHRLPVTW
- a CDS encoding RiPP maturation radical SAM C-methyltransferase, whose amino-acid sequence is MPERLGGPLAAGRELTVIEKPLFPPDCVPSRSLRIALVNMPWARTDTPSIQCGLLQAALASFGHEAHSLYPNLELSAELGAGLYEIITEAPSERVHLFGEWLFGPAAFGVKQDEEEYRRQFPEVPEMCAAAGLDWDAVTALRRERLPAWIDELAARDDWAALDVVGFTSTFMQNVAALALARRLKEARPELVVVFGGANYDGDMGPEYVRNFPFIDYAVVGEGDVAFPRLAAAVARGDSAADVPGVCARTHRGGVSPAVPGPRVQAMDRLPVPCYDDYFAAVESLGKGNVIGRNTQRLLVEFSRGCWWGEKHHCTFCGLNALGMQYRAKSPGKALAELEELMRRHRVLAVDAVDNILDMGYLGSLCGSLREAPWDTALFFEVKANLTREQIRTLAEAGVWKIQPGLESLSSNVLRLMRKGSTTLLNVRLLKWAHYHGVRVDWNILTGFPGETDEDYARQTALVPLLTHLEPPAGVGRIWLERFSPYFSDPSFGMREIAPKPAYRLAYPVPGLDHGRIAYFFDYEAPGVASADAVAALRKAVEGWQRAWEPGERPLLQYRRGPDWLTLLDTRGGRRRKATLTGWRAQAYELCGDAPRSGARVHRELADLGALSGPDGDRPSAREVADFLRLTVEHGVCLEEDGKYLSLAVPVRPGLPARTPPAGSGAAGR
- a CDS encoding pheganomycin family RiPP precursor, which codes for MEREITWSEIEESDLAEIVSSSNVKDVVVSSSNVKD